One stretch of Rhinatrema bivittatum chromosome 8, aRhiBiv1.1, whole genome shotgun sequence DNA includes these proteins:
- the DPM1 gene encoding dolichol-phosphate mannosyltransferase subunit 1 isoform X2 gives MKESLCSRDRSGYNYEIIIIDDGSPDGTLEIAKQLQKIYGSDKILLRPREKKLGLGTAYIHGMQHATGSFVIIMDADLSHHPKFIPEFIRKQKEGDFDIVSGTRYQGNGGVYGWDLKRKIISRGANFLTQILLRPGASDLTGSFRLYKKEVLQKLVEKCVSKGYVFQMEMIVRARQLKYTIGEVPISFVDRVYGESKLGGSEIISFAKGLLTLFATT, from the exons tggataCAATTATGAAATTATTATAATAGATGATGGAAGTCCGGATGGAACATTGGAAATTGCTAAGCAGTTGCAAAAGATTTATGGATCAGATAAAATT CTTTTAAGgcccagagaaaaaaaattggGATTAG GGACAGCGTACATTCACGGCATGCAGCATGCAACAGGGAGCTTCGTTATTATAATGGATGCTGACCTTTCCCATCAT CCAAAGTTTATTCCAGAATTCATCAG GAAGCAAAAGGAAGGTGACTTTGACATTGTCTCTGGAACGCGGTATCAAGGCAATGGAGGGGTCTATGGCTGGGACCTGAAAAGAAAGATAATCAG TCGTGGAGCCAACTTCCTCACTCAGATATTACTGAGACCAGGTGCATCTGATTTAACAGGAAGCTTCAG ATTGTACAAGAAGGAAGTTTTGCAGAAGCTAGTAGAAAAATGTGTTTCTAAAGGCTACGTTTTCCAGATGGAGATGATTGTACGAGCCAGACAGCTGAAATACACCATTGGAGAG GTCCCTATATCATTTGTAGATCGCGTCTATGGAGAATCCAAGTTGGGCGGCAGTGAAATCATCTCCTTTGCCAAAGGATTACTGACTTTGTTTGCTACTACATGA